A single window of Montipora capricornis isolate CH-2021 chromosome 14, ASM3666992v2, whole genome shotgun sequence DNA harbors:
- the LOC138032100 gene encoding uncharacterized protein, whose product MVDLEEAFNRVASKFGIQALNSHQQLAISKLIERKKDIFVNLPTGSGKSLIFQALPLVIDHVSSQPGHICVVVSPLLTLVDDQVEYLRGKGVTAASSSSCTEEEATVIEKGKISVVFGSPEAWIQNERWRSMLGNSVYSKKLCALAIDEAHVIRQWGTSQSNKMAAFRHCYGKLYELRSLAPNTPMVALTATATKLTEDTIKKVLLMQDPLDIKESPNKVNLTYSVIKMNKDCDLELFFEWLVEDIRKLKDKCDRTIIYCQTIKQCGIIYGMLRGLLRKDSFIEKTSTGEKLPLVEMLHSCTPATNKKNILSSFQHEDGIIRVLVATIAFGMGVNCKAVHRIIHYGPSKNIEAFVQETGRAGRDGHQSNSFLLYHGMLLNHVEGDIKLFIKSTDCRRKAILEHFNNDNERPLLKHLCCDNCANNCDCGLPECKTSLQYPVSVDAKSSSSSSRKRDIQPLQREHVKKCLIKYHKSLLVDFVGMTANTNLKTLTNIQFMLGFGDLQISQVLHNLEHIFEMSDVYRTVEIWHKRHAQEIIRVIGETFHDTNVNSNDANAVDDDDDDDNNVVFSEDLLDEWSDILLDDELFEMVMDNISLSQMDTSSFLANQPNDSCDVDIVDDDNDLLTALAGTYGV is encoded by the exons ATGGTGGATCTCGAAGAAGCGTTCAATCGTGTAGCGTCAAAATTTGGCATACAGGCTTTAAATTCGCATCAGCAACTAGCAATATCGAAGTTAATTGAAAGGAAAAAGGATATTTTCGTTAATTTGCCTACTGGCTCCGGAAAATCTCTGATTTTTCAAGCTTTGCCGTTAGTCATCGACCACGTATCAAGTCAGCCAGGCCACATTTGTGTTGTTGTGTCGCCTTTGCTCACTCTAGTGGATGATCAAGTGGAGTATTTGAGAGGCAAGGGAGTTACAGCGGCGAGCAGTAGCTCTTGCACTGAAGAGGAGGCGACTGTGATAGAAAAGGGAAAGATTTCTGTTGTCTTTGGCTCCCCAGAAGCTTGGATCCAAAACGAACGGTGGAGATCAATGCTTGGAAATTCTGTGTATTCCAAAAAATTATGTGCTTTGGCCATCGACGAAGCCCACGTAATAAGGCAGTG GGGGACATCCCAAAGCAATAAGATGGCTGCGTTTCGTCATTGCTATGGAAAGCTGTATGAGTTGCGGTCCCTTGCTCCAAATACACCAATGGTTGCATTAACTGCAACAGCAACAAAGCTCACTGAAGACACCATCAAAAAAGTTCTCCTAATGCAGGATCCATTGGACATTAAAGAAAGTCCAAACAAGGTAAATCTTACCTATTCAGTTATAAAGATGAACAAAGATTGTGACCTCGAATTATTCTTTGAGTGGCTTGTAGAAGACATCAGGAAATTAAAAGATAAGTGTGACAGGACCATAATCTACTGTCAGACCATAAAACAGTGTGGGATTATCTATGGAATGCTAAGAGGACTATTACGGAAAGACTCGTTCATTGAGAAGACAAGCACTGGTGAAAAATTGCCCTTAGTAGAGATGTTGCATTCATGCACCCCTGccacaaacaagaaaaacattttgagcTCCTTCCAACATGAGGATGGGATCATAAGGGTCTTAGTTGCAACTATAGCATTTGGCATGGGAGTCAATTGCAAAGCTGTTCACAGGATCATCCATTATGGGCCATCAAAGAATATTGAAGCCTTTGTTCAAGAAACTGGAAGAGCTGGGCGTGATGGCCATCAGAGTAACTCATTTTTGTTGTATCATGGCATGCTTTTGAATCATGTGGAGGGAGACATCAAGTTGTTTATTAAATCAACTGATTGTCGAAGAAAAGCAATTCTGGAACACTTCAACAATGATAATGAGAGGCCTCTATTGAAACATCTCTGCTGTGATAATTGCGCCAATAACTGTGACTGTGGTTTGCCAGAATGCAAAACTTCACTTCAATATCCTGTGTCTGTAGATGCAAAGAGTAGCAGCAGTTCAAGCAGGAAAAGAGATATTCAACCACTACAGAGGGAACATGTAAAAAAATGCCTGATAAAGTATCACAAGTCACTTTTAGTTGATTTTGTAGGCATGACTGCAAATACAAATCTCAAGACATTGACCAACATTCAATTCATGCTAGGATTCGGAGATCTTCAAATTTCACAGGTTCTTCATAACCTGGAGCACATATTTGAAATGTCTGATGTTTACAGAACAGTGGAAATCTGGCATAAAAGGCATGCACAAGAGATTATTCGGGTAATTGGTGAAACTTTTCATGACACAAATGTCAACAGCAATGATGCTAATgctgttgatgatgatgacgatgatgacaatAATGTTGTTTTTAGTGAGGATCTACTTGACGAATGGAGTGATATTTTACTTGATGATGAACTATTTGAAATGGTCATGGACAACATTTCACTTTCCCAGATGGATACAAGTTCTTTCCTTGCCAATCAACCCAATGATTCATGTGATGTAGATATtgttgatgatgacaatgatttgCTTACAGCTTTGGCAGGAACATATGGTGTGTAA
- the LOC138033323 gene encoding uncharacterized protein: protein MIVRPSGSGKTQLTEALLTEGTVFEGRKTRTCHYCYAVWQPRFDGMKRQGIQFHEGIPDVADLQTWFPQGGVLVLDDLMDEGGNDKRVLDLFTRESHHRHITVLYLCQDLFPPGKFAKTISRNAHYVIVFKNPRDQTGCRALVLQAFPDRWRDVLKLFVACTQRPYGYLMIDLHPASDDRFRLFSHVTQQDGPSVVYERQ, encoded by the coding sequence ATGATTGTCCGTCCGTCAGGAAGTGGCAAGACGCAATTGACCGAAGCGCTCTTGACGGAAGGCACCGTGTTTGAGGGCAGAAAGACACGAACGTGTCATTACTGTTACGCTGTATGGCAACCCCGGTTCGATGGTATGAAACGTCAAGGCATCCAGTTTCACGAAGGAATCCCTGACGTCGCCGATCTTCAAACATGGTTTCCTCAAGGTGGGGTGTTGGTCTTGGACGATCTCATGGATGAAGGAGGAAACGATAAACGCGTGTTGGATCTCTTTACGCGAGAATCCCATCATCGACACATTACGGTCTTGTACTTGTGTCAAGATCTGTTTCCACCTGGGAAATTTGCCAAGACCATTTCGCGCAATGCGCATTACGTGATTGTCTTCAAGAATCCCAGGGATCAGACGGGATGTCGCGCGTTGGTCCTCCAAGCCTTTCCAGATCGATGGCGAGACGTCCTCAAACTCTTTGTCGCGTGCACGCAACGTCCTTACGGGTATCTCATGATCGACCTTCATCCTGCCTCCGACGACCGATTCCGGTTGTTCAGTCATGTGACACAGCAAGACGGTCCCTCGGTGGTGTACGAGCGCCAATGA
- the LOC138032099 gene encoding uncharacterized protein produces the protein MNCPTVRIYVVSSVMKAVSKEVSGLCGKSRPSLLRKTSKEDLQNFDLQKLCEEWQERAPIFYAFLLNTASRTNRKGTWFGSVALAGSILLKQRNREMNATAAVMGILLKSKAAEATISRFNKLKLTNSNSSILSKLDELGKDHDADLITARDQISEENTKLMKVKERISTIKENLGMAVITSPELLAATREEYELRKSFHPGFVISFDNLDFQLKRRNMTKDNQNQDYHWVNHQMVENRVSGNSLDVRKTDPEDIVNIPNTRFLPNLYDQQNQRLDYIILTSRILVSYFEVLKPLQDACIFHIPHRYTREMSQKSKKVPLGLIFKDENINDDMLAILQMFHTYLPKSSDAAIGVDGQLFSGDQLTVERAVNVRASVANGLTPQDRLDGIHLQLGDWHASLKLLSLIYSRFYSGSSAVDQCTMFADRTVINRRNVCSDVKSAYRADRDFLSTVLKSRVIAAAMNVLGIENKTGKPSKFVLPPNIENLQKSKKLELLHELAGKVVDGFIFQDGSNLVDRILTAEEKQQLLQQQELTDDNKFPCRFPGCNKKYKYKKRRNTHELSHDPPFVADEPPVELTTAMPSPPLDKQRNGDDVYNYNCALMTDAMLFFNFLDAIKEGDGARVMRQYKYFLLLCRADESHSTKYALEILYQFFLVHALLSKRDRERFIWNRFVNNHSVQGGNIPLDEDMEHSNNFVKQGIRNLGPNLTESAISRVCKAENATRTILDKLDGSLNRQTHSGKHPEGSPDKDIVELVNRAVDLDVFTETDGRHYQTFNDFKRDRLEDLDL, from the exons ATGAATTGCCCAACAGTGCGAATTTATGTCGTTTCCAGTGTAATGAAAGCTGTGTCAAAGGAAGTTTCAGGGTTATGCGGCAAGAGCAGGCCGTCATTGCTTAGAAAAACAAGCAAGGAAGATTTGCAGAATTTTGATCTTCAAAAGTTGTGCGAAGAATGGCAAGAAAGAGCGCCAATATTTTACGCGTTCCTGTTGAACACTGCCAGCCGAACAAACCGTAAAGGCACTTGGTTTGGAAGTGTTGCACTTGCAGGATCCATACTCTTGAAACAAAGAAATCGTGAAATGAACGCAACTGCAGCTGTGATGGGGATTTTGTTGAAGAGCAAAGCTGCTGAG GCTACTATTTCCAGGTTCAACAAGCTCAAACTTACTAATTCCAACTCAAGCATACTTAGTAAGCTTGATGAACTGGGGAAGGATCATGATGCAGATCTAATCACTGCTAGAGACCAGATTTCAGAAGAAAATACcaaattaatgaaagtaaaggaGAGGATTTCAACAATTAAGGAAAACCTTGGAATGGCTGTAATCACTTCACCTGAATTGTTGGCTGCCACACGGGAGGAGTATGAATTGAGGAAGTCTTTTCATCCTGGATTCGTCATATCCTTTGACAACCTTGACTTTCAGTTAAAGAGGAGGAATATGACTAAGGATAACCAGAATCAAGACTACCACTGGGTCAACCACCAAATGGTGGAAAACCGAGTTTCTGGCAACTCCCTTGATGTCAGAAAAACTGATCCTGAGGATATTGTAAATATCCCAAACACCAGGTTTCTTCCCAATTTGTACGATCAGCAGAATCAACGTTTGGACTACATAATTTTGACATCAAGAATTTTAGTCTCATACTTTGAAGTCTTGAAGCCACTGCAGGATGCTTGCATATTCCACATACCACATAGGTACACAAGGGAGATGTCTCAGAAGTCCAAAAAG GTTCCCCTTGGACTTATATTCAAGGATGAGAATATTAACGACGACATGCTGGCAATTTTGCAAATGTTCCACACCTATCTCCCCAAGTCTAGTGATGCAGCCATTGGAGTGGATGGACAGCTCTTTTCAGGTGACCAGTTGACCGTAGAAAGAGCTGTCAATGTAAGAGCTTCAGTGGCAAATGGACTAACACCACAGGATCGCTTGGATGGGATTCACTTGCAACTCGGGGATTGGCATGCCTCATTGAAATTGCTAAGT ttgaTCTACTCAAGATTCTATAGTGGCTCTTCAGCTGTTGACCAGTGTACCATGTTCGCGGACCGAACAGTGATAAACAGGAGAAATGTTTGCAGTGATGTCAAGTCAGCATACAGAGCAGACAGGGATTTCTTATCAACAGTGTTGAAGTCCAGGGTTATTGCTGCTGCCATGAATGTGTTGGGAATTGAGAACAAAACAGGGAAACCATCCAAGTTTGTTCTCCCTCCCAATATCGAAAACCTccagaaatcaaagaaactcGAATTGCTGCATGAGCTTGCTGGCAAGGTGGTGGatggttttatttttcaagacGGTAGTAATTTGGTGGACCGCATCCTTACTGCTGAAGAAAAACAGCAGTTGTTGCAACAGCAAGAGCTTACAGATGATAACAAGTTTCCATGTAGATTTCCTGGATGTAACAAGAAATACAAATATAAAAAGAGGAGGAATACACATGAACTTTCTCATGATCCACCATTTGTTGCTGATGAACCTCCTGTTGAGCTTACCACTGCTATGCCTTCACCACCCTTAGACAAACAACGCAACGGTGATGATGTCTACAATTATAACTGTGCACTTATGACTGATGCCATGttatttttcaatttccttGATGCCATAAAGGAAGGTGACGGTGCACGAGTCATGCGGCAGTATAAATACTTTCTTCTCTTGTGTAGAGCTGATGAATCACATAGCACCAAATATGCACTTGAGATTTTATACCAGTTCTTCTTAGTTCATGCTTTGTTGTCAAAGAGGGACAGGGAGCGGTTTATTTGGAACCGATTTGTGAACAATCACAGTGTGCAAGGGGGAAATATCCCCCTTGATGAAGACATGGAACACAGTAACAATTTTGTTAAGCAAGGGATAAGAAATTTGGGGCCTAATTTGACAGAGTCTGCAATTTCGCGAGTGTGCAAAGCAGAGAATGCAACACGCACCATTTTAGACAAACTTGATGGCAGTTTAAACAGACAAACCCACTCAGGCAAGCATCCAGAAGGTTCACCTGATAAAGACATAGTAGAACTTGTTAACAGGGCTGTTGACTTGGATGTTTTCACCGAAACTGATGGGCGGCACTACCAAACGTTCAATGACTTTAAGAGGGACAGACTTGAAGACCTGGACCTATGA